The Fructilactobacillus myrtifloralis genome contains a region encoding:
- a CDS encoding APC family permease — protein MKKPDLQADVSLNRSLGLWSALALVVGTIIGVGIFVRQAAVINDAGSAKAALLAWLAGGLLTLAAGLTIAEIASQIPSTGGLYAYMEAIYNKFWGFLSGWMQIIVYGPAMIAALGSYLAILVLDFFHLPGFWTLPIALGSIILVGILNIFPNRYGGAFAIITTICKLVPVAALIIFGLFFGHADALGQSVRDLHTTAGGFGVAMLATLFAFDGWILVANLGGEIKNPKKMLPRAISLGIMAVMVIYLLVSYGVLKSIGPAKIHELGTTAIPYIANQDFGMWGGKALSIGIIISIIGCMNGKIMTFPRIMYAMAEEKQLPGSKWLSYLNPKTRTPIFAIMATLVIAGLMICFTNPDRISELCIFTVYCFYVMAFVGVFLLRKRNPNQVRVFSVPLFPFTPIVAILGSLFVIGSEILSDPIGVLVSLGIVAVGVPVYYFKVMRQRDHQSA, from the coding sequence ATGAAAAAACCAGATTTACAAGCAGATGTTTCACTCAACCGGTCCCTCGGATTATGGTCCGCGCTCGCCCTGGTGGTAGGAACCATCATTGGAGTAGGAATCTTTGTCCGGCAGGCGGCGGTGATTAACGATGCGGGGTCCGCTAAAGCGGCCCTGCTCGCCTGGCTAGCGGGAGGACTCTTAACCCTAGCTGCCGGTCTCACGATTGCAGAAATTGCCTCCCAAATTCCGAGTACCGGGGGTTTATATGCGTACATGGAAGCCATCTATAACAAATTTTGGGGCTTCTTGTCCGGTTGGATGCAGATCATTGTGTATGGTCCAGCCATGATTGCAGCGCTGGGCTCCTACTTAGCCATCCTGGTACTTGATTTCTTCCACCTGCCAGGCTTCTGGACCCTTCCCATTGCCCTCGGTTCGATTATCCTCGTCGGCATTTTGAACATCTTCCCGAACCGGTACGGTGGTGCCTTTGCCATCATCACGACGATTTGTAAGTTAGTCCCGGTTGCCGCTTTGATTATTTTTGGCCTTTTCTTTGGCCACGCCGATGCTCTCGGCCAAAGCGTTCGGGATCTCCACACCACGGCCGGCGGGTTTGGGGTGGCTATGTTAGCCACGCTGTTTGCGTTTGACGGCTGGATTTTAGTTGCGAACCTCGGGGGCGAAATTAAAAACCCGAAAAAGATGCTCCCCCGCGCCATCTCACTGGGAATTATGGCCGTGATGGTCATTTACCTCCTGGTTTCTTACGGGGTCTTAAAGAGCATCGGTCCTGCTAAGATTCATGAACTTGGTACGACGGCCATTCCTTACATTGCCAATCAAGACTTTGGGATGTGGGGCGGAAAGGCCCTCAGTATCGGGATCATCATTTCAATCATCGGGTGCATGAACGGGAAGATCATGACTTTCCCCCGGATCATGTACGCCATGGCCGAAGAAAAACAACTGCCGGGTTCCAAGTGGTTGTCCTACCTCAATCCCAAAACCCGGACGCCCATCTTTGCCATCATGGCAACGCTGGTCATCGCGGGCTTGATGATTTGCTTTACGAACCCCGACCGAATCTCTGAACTCTGTATCTTTACGGTTTACTGTTTCTACGTCATGGCTTTCGTGGGCGTCTTCTTGCTCCGGAAACGCAACCCGAACCAAGTCCGGGTCTTCTCCGTTCCGCTCTTTCCGTTCACGCCCATCGTCGCCATCCTCGGTTCGCTCTTCGTGATTGGCTCCGAAATTCTTTCTGACCCAATCGGAGTGCTCGTGTCCCTCGGGATTGTTGCCGTTGGAGTGCCGGTTTACTACTTCAAAGTGATGCGCCAACGTGATCACCAATCAGCATAA
- a CDS encoding NAD(P)H-dependent flavin oxidoreductase — protein MKNRVTEILGTRYPLIQAPLNWLTDAKMVAAVANAGGLGTFGPNAGRDSLDQNSMEVMENQIKTAQHLTKQPIAMTLGLNPQGEEQSYAHKVLDRSLALGITIFMVGGEPDAEIYHQIKDAGATLIARSYNPTPAEAQRQVELGADLIVATGYDEGGVIPVHGVGTFTTVPRIVDAVSVPVLAAGGINDVRGVRAALALGAEGVFVGSRFMVTQESRTAPAAKQKLLASSADDLLLVAPNQRSLANPRMAELADRFAAGDHTTFQATRKLGGVRPAMLHGDLEAGEVSVNTGVDLIRDEPRVADLIAELMQDFQ, from the coding sequence ATGAAAAATCGTGTGACGGAAATTTTAGGAACCCGGTATCCTCTGATCCAAGCTCCGCTAAACTGGTTGACGGATGCGAAGATGGTGGCGGCGGTGGCCAATGCCGGTGGTTTAGGGACGTTTGGTCCGAATGCCGGCCGTGATTCCCTGGACCAAAATTCGATGGAGGTCATGGAAAACCAGATTAAAACCGCCCAGCATTTGACGAAGCAGCCAATTGCAATGACGCTGGGGTTAAACCCACAGGGCGAGGAGCAAAGCTATGCCCACAAGGTCTTGGACCGGTCGTTGGCACTGGGCATTACGATCTTTATGGTCGGAGGAGAACCGGATGCTGAGATTTACCACCAGATCAAGGACGCCGGCGCGACCCTCATTGCCCGGAGTTATAACCCTACGCCTGCAGAGGCCCAACGCCAAGTTGAACTGGGAGCGGACCTGATCGTTGCCACGGGCTATGATGAAGGGGGAGTGATCCCCGTTCACGGTGTGGGGACCTTTACGACCGTGCCCCGGATCGTTGACGCGGTTTCAGTGCCGGTTCTAGCAGCTGGAGGGATCAATGACGTGCGTGGAGTGCGAGCAGCGTTGGCCCTCGGGGCCGAAGGGGTGTTCGTGGGGAGCCGCTTCATGGTCACCCAGGAATCACGGACGGCGCCGGCGGCTAAACAAAAGTTGCTTGCTAGCAGTGCCGATGACCTGCTCTTAGTGGCACCGAACCAGCGGTCGCTTGCTAATCCGCGCATGGCAGAGTTAGCGGACCGTTTTGCAGCCGGTGACCACACGACCTTCCAGGCCACGCGGAAGTTAGGGGGCGTCCGTCCAGCCATGCTCCACGGTGATTTGGAAGCTGGAGAAGTTAGTGTTAACACCGGGGTGGATTTGATTCGTGACGAACCCCGGGTGGCCGATTTAATCGCAGAATTAATGCAGGACTTTCAATAA
- a CDS encoding NAD(P)-binding oxidoreductase yields MKIMLFGGSGRVGTALTHELLTDPATEVTIAVAHPEKATDLAALDRVTVHQLDLATSDLQTLTQLLTGFSAVYFVAGSRNQDLINVDSFGAIKTMLAAEAAHVERYLMLSSFGALDINSWLNQERYASLQAYQAAKFMADDYLSHRTNLNYTILQPSSLTEAPGTGLVTLNPATNTTGNPIADVAAVLKASLQNPHTYHQVITMESGSTPIETALNALN; encoded by the coding sequence ATGAAAATCATGCTCTTTGGTGGATCAGGCCGGGTTGGAACCGCCTTGACCCATGAATTACTCACGGATCCCGCTACCGAGGTCACCATTGCGGTGGCTCACCCCGAAAAGGCGACGGACCTCGCTGCGCTCGACCGGGTGACGGTCCACCAACTGGACCTGGCGACCAGCGACTTACAGACATTAACCCAGTTACTGACGGGCTTTTCCGCCGTTTACTTCGTTGCTGGTTCACGGAACCAGGATCTGATTAACGTCGACAGTTTTGGCGCCATCAAGACGATGTTAGCTGCAGAAGCGGCCCACGTGGAGCGCTACCTCATGTTGAGCTCATTTGGTGCTTTAGACATTAACAGCTGGCTGAACCAAGAACGCTACGCGAGCTTACAGGCTTACCAAGCCGCTAAGTTCATGGCCGATGACTATCTCAGCCACCGCACAAACCTGAATTACACGATTCTGCAACCAAGTTCCCTGACGGAAGCTCCCGGGACCGGACTCGTAACGTTAAATCCAGCCACTAACACCACTGGCAATCCCATCGCCGACGTGGCCGCTGTCCTTAAGGCTAGTCTCCAAAATCCCCACACCTACCACCAGGTAATTACAATGGAAAGTGGATCCACCCCCATCGAAACGGCCCTGAATGCCTTAAATTAA
- a CDS encoding DUF975 family protein — protein sequence MNFQLLKQKTLRSFAGNWAAAILVGLPFVVITYFTSSTGIIYIILSSFTTVGMVFTFSDWFAFEQAPTTPLTTTFRNMLSTPRPWGPFLLCIVVTIYTFLWSLLLVVPGIIKGLAYSQALFIYREQVIRGESTPDLNEVITESRQLMDGHKLELFWLNLSFIGWAFLSVLTLGLGFLWLVPYYVGTMVNYHAALRVGADLI from the coding sequence ATGAACTTTCAATTATTAAAACAAAAAACGTTGCGGAGTTTTGCAGGCAACTGGGCGGCGGCTATCCTAGTGGGGCTGCCCTTTGTAGTCATTACCTACTTTACAAGTAGCACTGGAATCATTTACATCATTCTTTCGAGTTTTACGACGGTGGGAATGGTCTTTACCTTCAGCGACTGGTTTGCATTTGAGCAGGCCCCGACGACCCCGTTGACGACCACCTTTCGGAACATGCTCAGCACGCCCCGGCCGTGGGGACCGTTTTTGTTGTGCATCGTGGTGACCATTTATACCTTTTTATGGTCACTGTTGTTAGTTGTTCCCGGCATTATAAAGGGGTTAGCCTATTCGCAGGCCCTGTTTATCTATCGCGAACAAGTCATTCGGGGTGAAAGTACTCCGGATTTAAACGAAGTGATCACCGAGAGTCGCCAGTTAATGGACGGGCATAAACTAGAATTATTCTGGTTGAACCTGTCGTTCATTGGTTGGGCGTTCCTGTCCGTCTTGACCCTGGGGCTTGGCTTTTTATGGCTGGTGCCGTACTACGTCGGAACCATGGTGAACTATCATGCAGCGCTCCGGGTGGGAGCCGATCTAATTTAA
- a CDS encoding amino acid permease has product MTDKPQQQQSQDLNRGLTSRHVQMIAIGGAIGTGLFLGSGEGIKSAGPALILAYLITGIFSYLMMRAVGELLLSNLKFHSFIDFVRQYLGEKWEFAIGWAYWLSWASLAMADLTASGIYMHFWFPQLPQWIMPLIVVTILVMFNLINVAWFGELESAFSSIKIFAILALIVAGIGMIAVGFHTHGTTASLANLFDHGGFFATGLIGFIMAFPIVIFAFTGIEMVGLTAGETRDPQKDIPKAINSVPMRIGLFYVGSMVVIMSVYPWNQINPNQSPFVQIFSGLGIRYAADIINFVVLTSALSAANSAIFSTSRTLYILGKNGQAPQSFSKLSRHNVPYVGILFSSILFLGIVLLNYFYPSQIFLLITGVATMSFIFVWIIIMITHIQYKRTQPNPADHFKMPWFPGSSYATILFYVAVLIVLLVNAKTRISVIATVIFFAVLVVGYVLFERRKAH; this is encoded by the coding sequence ATGACAGATAAACCACAACAACAGCAATCCCAGGACTTAAACCGGGGCTTAACCTCACGCCACGTCCAGATGATTGCCATCGGGGGCGCGATTGGAACCGGACTGTTCTTAGGTTCTGGGGAAGGGATTAAGTCCGCCGGTCCGGCCTTGATCCTCGCCTACTTGATTACCGGGATTTTCTCATACTTGATGATGCGGGCCGTTGGGGAATTGTTATTATCAAACCTCAAGTTCCACTCCTTCATTGACTTTGTCCGGCAGTACTTAGGGGAAAAGTGGGAGTTTGCGATTGGCTGGGCCTACTGGTTAAGTTGGGCCAGTCTCGCAATGGCGGATTTAACCGCCTCCGGGATTTACATGCACTTCTGGTTCCCGCAGTTGCCCCAGTGGATTATGCCCCTCATCGTGGTGACCATCTTAGTCATGTTTAACCTAATTAACGTGGCCTGGTTTGGGGAACTAGAATCGGCCTTTTCCAGCATTAAAATCTTTGCGATTTTAGCGCTCATCGTGGCCGGAATCGGGATGATTGCCGTTGGCTTCCACACGCACGGCACGACGGCGTCGCTGGCCAACCTGTTTGACCACGGAGGTTTCTTTGCCACCGGACTAATTGGCTTTATCATGGCCTTTCCCATCGTAATCTTTGCCTTTACCGGGATTGAAATGGTCGGACTGACGGCCGGAGAAACTCGGGATCCGCAAAAGGACATTCCGAAGGCCATTAACTCCGTGCCCATGCGAATTGGATTATTCTACGTGGGGTCAATGGTGGTCATCATGTCAGTGTACCCGTGGAACCAAATTAACCCGAACCAGTCGCCGTTTGTGCAAATCTTTTCGGGACTGGGAATTCGCTATGCAGCTGACATCATTAACTTCGTGGTGCTGACTTCGGCCCTCTCGGCAGCGAACTCAGCAATCTTTTCCACGTCCCGGACCTTGTACATCCTCGGGAAAAACGGCCAGGCACCCCAGTCGTTTAGTAAGTTATCCCGGCATAACGTGCCCTACGTGGGGATTCTCTTTTCCTCAATCCTCTTTTTGGGAATCGTGCTGTTAAACTACTTCTATCCAAGTCAAATTTTCCTGTTGATTACGGGAGTAGCCACGATGAGCTTCATCTTCGTATGGATCATCATCATGATTACGCACATTCAGTACAAGCGGACCCAACCGAATCCGGCGGACCACTTCAAGATGCCGTGGTTCCCAGGTTCCAGTTACGCTACGATTTTATTTTACGTGGCCGTCTTAATTGTGTTACTTGTAAACGCCAAAACGCGGATTTCAGTAATTGCGACGGTGATCTTCTTTGCGGTCCTCGTTGTGGGGTACGTATTGTTTGAACGTCGCAAGGCGCATTAA
- a CDS encoding CsbD family protein produces the protein MKDLFLGISLAANAALGYLLLKDTDALNDLSDKFEDLSSKAAEKIDSFTDQAEGKAKQVEGAVKDDPKAKLEGDFENGKGIVKDKVNDAKDALTD, from the coding sequence ATGAAAGACTTATTTTTAGGAATTAGTTTAGCTGCGAACGCCGCTTTAGGTTACTTGTTATTAAAGGATACGGATGCTTTGAACGACTTATCCGACAAGTTTGAAGACTTAAGCAGCAAAGCAGCCGAAAAAATTGATAGTTTTACTGACCAAGCAGAAGGTAAGGCTAAGCAAGTTGAAGGCGCTGTGAAGGATGACCCGAAGGCCAAACTCGAAGGGGACTTCGAAAACGGCAAAGGCATCGTAAAAGACAAGGTTAATGACGCCAAGGATGCTTTAACTGACTAA
- a CDS encoding metal ABC transporter solute-binding protein, Zn/Mn family: protein MAKLRRMMLITVTLLCVVGLTACGKQAKQAEPARHPKQIKVVAATNIYGQMAEAVVGKYGKVTSLVNSGVDPHEFEPSIQAAHQVSDANVIIQNGLGYDDWMQKLTQNASSRTTQINVGKLMHKHNGDNEHLWYNPETAPAVVHRLVKVASQLQPEHRQTFEKNGQAYLERLKPVNELAQTSRNNLQEHDLKRKVDVSEPVFDEALRAMGYQVNNRDFENATEKEVDPSPATIKAMRRDLTDQRVAFFVDNTQTDSQTVTQMVKLAKQHHVPVVKVTETIPKGQNYVDWLTKTYQEVLKVQQQEINAK from the coding sequence ATGGCAAAATTACGGCGAATGATGCTGATAACGGTAACACTGTTGTGCGTAGTCGGATTAACGGCGTGTGGCAAGCAAGCGAAGCAGGCGGAACCGGCGCGGCATCCCAAACAGATTAAGGTGGTGGCCGCGACCAACATTTACGGTCAAATGGCCGAAGCGGTCGTGGGAAAGTACGGCAAGGTGACCTCCCTCGTTAACAGTGGAGTGGATCCGCATGAGTTTGAACCTAGCATTCAAGCTGCTCACCAGGTGAGTGACGCGAACGTGATCATTCAAAATGGGCTGGGCTACGATGACTGGATGCAAAAGCTGACCCAAAATGCCAGTTCCCGGACCACGCAAATCAACGTGGGTAAACTAATGCATAAGCACAACGGGGACAATGAACACCTCTGGTATAATCCGGAAACGGCCCCAGCGGTGGTCCACCGCTTGGTCAAGGTGGCTAGTCAGTTACAACCAGAACACCGCCAGACGTTTGAAAAAAACGGGCAAGCTTACTTAGAGCGGTTAAAACCAGTGAACGAGTTAGCCCAAACCAGTCGTAACAACTTACAGGAACACGATTTAAAGCGTAAGGTGGATGTAAGTGAACCGGTGTTTGATGAAGCCCTTCGTGCGATGGGTTACCAGGTCAACAACCGTGACTTTGAAAATGCGACCGAAAAAGAGGTTGATCCCTCACCTGCGACGATTAAAGCAATGCGGCGCGACTTGACTGATCAGCGCGTGGCCTTTTTCGTTGATAACACCCAAACGGACAGTCAAACGGTGACGCAAATGGTCAAGCTCGCAAAGCAGCACCATGTCCCAGTGGTTAAGGTGACGGAAACGATTCCGAAGGGGCAAAACTACGTGGATTGGCTAACGAAAACATACCAAGAAGTGCTGAAGGTGCAACAACAGGAAATCAACGCCAAATAA
- a CDS encoding TetR/AcrR family transcriptional regulator — translation MATTNSPASTHDLLLQAGLAAFLDHGYEQTTLREICRGAHRTTGAFYQYFHSKADLLAELLQPFLTTLTTTYDQQLTIGLTELTNQNAPAFWQATVMNLDPVITELYQQPNLKQLLLFCADGSKYGPLAELATQYFTTQIIRVINAMQERGILPITFQFNYQELHFHAFAFYATVVDILRHDYPQPETLVLTHQLEQFFTPSWLNWLELQ, via the coding sequence ATGGCAACTACCAATTCACCCGCGTCCACCCACGACCTGCTCTTACAGGCCGGGTTAGCCGCCTTTCTCGACCACGGTTACGAACAAACCACCCTACGTGAAATCTGCCGTGGGGCCCACCGAACCACCGGTGCCTTTTACCAATACTTTCATTCCAAAGCCGACTTGTTAGCAGAACTACTCCAGCCGTTCTTAACCACCCTTACTACGACCTATGACCAGCAGTTAACAATCGGCTTAACCGAGCTCACTAATCAGAATGCCCCGGCCTTTTGGCAGGCAACGGTCATGAACCTGGACCCGGTCATTACCGAGTTATACCAGCAACCGAATCTGAAACAACTGCTCCTCTTTTGTGCGGACGGTTCTAAGTACGGACCACTGGCGGAACTCGCAACCCAGTACTTCACCACCCAGATTATTCGTGTCATTAACGCCATGCAGGAACGGGGCATTCTGCCGATTACCTTCCAATTTAACTACCAAGAACTCCATTTCCACGCCTTTGCGTTCTACGCCACGGTGGTCGATATTTTGCGCCACGACTACCCCCAACCAGAAACCCTTGTTTTGACCCACCAGTTGGAGCAGTTTTTCACCCCAAGTTGGCTCAACTGGCTTGAATTACAATAA
- a CDS encoding D-2-hydroxyacid dehydrogenase, whose translation MKIIAYGIRNDEEPYLKEWEAQHPDVEVKSEANLLDEQTVDEAKGFDGVVAYQQKPYTKAVLDKLGQYGIHALSLRNVGVDNVDTAAAKANDIHVTNVPAYSPAAIAELAVTEMMRLLRNTKKFEDKGRHGDLTWAPDIAEEMNQQTVGVYATGRIGRQVVNIVRGFGAKVIAYDPFPNPELQKEGIYVDTPAELYANSDILTLHAPALKENDHMINDDTIAQMKPGIRLINAARGSLIDTDALIRGLDSGQIAGAALDVYENEVGIFNTDFGSFDKIPDERLKNLMQRDNVLITPHIAFYTKVAVKNMVQIALDANQSLIQTGASDKEVQL comes from the coding sequence ATGAAGATTATTGCTTATGGAATTCGGAACGACGAAGAACCGTACTTAAAAGAATGGGAAGCGCAACACCCAGACGTTGAGGTGAAAAGTGAAGCGAACCTGTTAGACGAGCAAACGGTGGATGAAGCTAAAGGCTTTGATGGGGTGGTTGCTTACCAACAAAAACCCTACACCAAAGCAGTGCTTGATAAGCTCGGTCAGTACGGAATTCACGCCTTGTCCTTGCGGAACGTCGGTGTCGATAATGTCGATACTGCCGCTGCTAAGGCCAACGACATTCACGTAACGAACGTTCCCGCTTATTCCCCAGCTGCCATCGCCGAATTAGCGGTTACTGAAATGATGCGACTCCTGAGAAATACGAAGAAGTTTGAAGATAAAGGACGCCACGGTGACCTGACCTGGGCTCCAGACATTGCGGAAGAAATGAACCAACAAACCGTTGGGGTCTACGCAACCGGCCGAATTGGTCGCCAAGTAGTTAACATTGTCCGCGGCTTTGGTGCTAAGGTCATTGCCTACGATCCATTTCCTAATCCGGAATTACAAAAGGAAGGCATCTACGTGGACACGCCAGCTGAGTTGTACGCCAACTCCGACATTTTGACGTTGCATGCGCCGGCTCTAAAGGAAAACGACCACATGATTAACGACGACACGATCGCCCAAATGAAACCGGGCATTCGGTTAATCAACGCTGCTCGGGGTTCCTTAATCGATACTGACGCCTTGATTCGCGGCCTTGACAGTGGTCAAATTGCCGGAGCGGCCCTCGACGTTTACGAAAACGAAGTTGGGATTTTTAACACTGACTTTGGGAGTTTCGACAAAATTCCTGACGAACGCTTGAAGAACTTGATGCAACGGGATAACGTTTTAATTACCCCGCACATCGCCTTCTACACTAAGGTAGCCGTTAAGAACATGGTGCAAATCGCCCTTGACGCTAACCAATCCTTAATTCAAACCGGGGCTTCTGACAAAGAAGTTCAACTATAA
- a CDS encoding monovalent cation:proton antiporter family protein — translation MNQLSLVIILLAALLIPLLMSRFKISALPTSVVEILVGIVLGPSLLNWINPHQTILTSLSSIGVIVLLFLSGIEIDFDLFRPKTKNPSQLEQKARQQVSKYTPVRLALYGYLTIIVLSFVLGYLTKVTGLFSDVWLASILFMTISLGIVLAALKERDALSTPFGQTILLISALGEIVPVFGLTIYASIFGTESKSLWLILILFAVAALLLLRFHNFFDYFDKINKSTTQIDVRLAFFIIALLSVVAVTVGSEAVLGAFVGGMVYKLLKPSEATREKLDSIGYGFFIPIFFIMSGVGLDLKKILADPKALLLIPLILLGYLIAKFGLYPVFRLRFNRQNALAGTALPMTTLTMVLAILSVANNLKVLTSQQSGAFLLAAIITCLIGPLAFNHFFNPQADIYHKLRVNIFGVNIVTIPVAQQLGKSWYDVNVYTDNQKNFQTFNSEANVHLLDSLDVQKLIENGYFDCNIIVFAYFDSDTNYRLAKAAKEYGVKRVIARFEDRNVHNQQEKELTALGVEVYSTFAVNVAMLRELIEVPSTFNMIKSNSVKLHEVTLQNSKFAGTRIKDLPFGTGITINRIFRGKKIIQPTGDTVLRLHDKIIFSTDTDQSPQIREEIAKSN, via the coding sequence ATGAATCAACTTTCCCTTGTTATCATTTTACTGGCCGCCCTCTTGATTCCGCTCCTCATGAGTCGGTTCAAGATCTCGGCATTGCCCACTTCAGTGGTTGAAATCCTGGTTGGGATTGTTTTAGGGCCCAGCTTGTTAAACTGGATTAATCCCCACCAGACCATTTTAACCTCCCTCTCGAGCATTGGGGTGATTGTCCTCCTGTTTTTAAGTGGGATTGAAATCGACTTTGACCTCTTTCGGCCCAAAACCAAAAACCCCAGCCAATTAGAACAAAAGGCCCGCCAACAGGTCTCGAAGTACACGCCGGTGCGGCTGGCCCTGTATGGGTACCTCACGATCATTGTTCTGTCGTTCGTCCTCGGTTATCTAACCAAAGTTACCGGCTTGTTTAGTGACGTGTGGCTGGCTTCGATCCTCTTCATGACGATTTCACTGGGAATTGTCCTCGCCGCCCTGAAGGAACGAGACGCCCTCAGTACTCCCTTTGGCCAAACCATCCTCTTGATCTCGGCCCTAGGAGAAATCGTACCGGTGTTTGGTCTCACGATCTACGCCTCCATCTTTGGCACCGAATCGAAATCCCTGTGGTTGATTCTGATTCTCTTTGCCGTGGCGGCCTTACTCCTCCTGCGCTTCCACAACTTTTTTGACTACTTCGATAAAATCAACAAATCAACCACCCAAATTGACGTTCGGTTAGCCTTCTTCATCATTGCGCTCCTCTCGGTCGTAGCGGTGACGGTTGGTTCCGAAGCCGTCTTAGGGGCGTTTGTCGGCGGAATGGTGTATAAACTTCTGAAACCATCCGAAGCGACCCGGGAAAAATTGGATTCGATTGGTTACGGCTTCTTCATCCCAATCTTCTTTATCATGAGTGGAGTGGGCCTTGATTTGAAAAAAATTCTGGCGGACCCCAAGGCCCTGCTCCTCATTCCGCTCATTTTATTAGGGTATTTAATTGCCAAGTTCGGCCTCTACCCCGTCTTTCGGCTCCGGTTTAACCGCCAAAATGCCCTGGCCGGAACAGCCTTACCGATGACCACCCTGACCATGGTACTGGCCATTTTAAGCGTGGCCAACAACCTCAAGGTACTCACTAGTCAACAATCAGGTGCCTTCCTACTGGCAGCCATCATCACCTGTTTGATCGGTCCCCTGGCGTTCAACCACTTCTTCAACCCGCAGGCTGACATTTACCACAAGCTACGGGTGAACATCTTCGGGGTTAACATTGTCACGATTCCGGTCGCCCAACAACTGGGCAAGAGTTGGTACGACGTCAACGTGTACACGGACAACCAGAAAAACTTCCAAACCTTTAACAGCGAGGCTAACGTGCACCTCCTCGACAGTTTAGACGTGCAGAAGCTCATTGAGAACGGGTACTTCGACTGTAACATCATCGTGTTTGCCTACTTTGACTCTGATACAAACTACCGACTGGCTAAGGCAGCCAAAGAATACGGGGTAAAGCGGGTGATTGCCCGGTTTGAAGACCGCAACGTTCACAACCAACAGGAAAAGGAACTGACCGCCCTCGGCGTGGAAGTTTACAGTACCTTTGCGGTCAACGTTGCCATGTTACGGGAGTTAATTGAAGTTCCATCCACCTTTAACATGATTAAATCTAACAGCGTCAAGCTCCACGAAGTTACCCTGCAAAACAGTAAATTTGCCGGGACGCGGATTAAAGACCTACCGTTTGGCACTGGCATCACCATCAACCGGATTTTCCGGGGTAAAAAGATTATTCAACCAACTGGTGATACGGTGCTGCGGTTACACGACAAAATCATCTTCTCCACTGATACGGATCAGAGTCCACAGATTCGCGAAGAAATTGCCAAATCAAATTAA